The stretch of DNA AGACTGGGAAGAACCAGTACCCCCAAATGTTTGAAAATCTTATTTGTCTGCTGCAGACTTCCCTCTAGCCTCTATGGATTagctttttgtcatttaaaaataatacctaaAAGAACAAAACTCAAATGGAAGAGTGTATTTTTGAGTTTGCAGGGGGCAATCTTAACATGTTAACCAGAAAGATTTCTTGAGGAGGCTAAGCAAATGGGAAATGGGATCTTCTAATTCAAGATATGTAGACTAGGTTCTGTTAATTCCAGACACCCTGATGGTTCTGTTACTTCCCTCTATACAGAGTTGTATGAATTTCAGCTATAAGGACTTAAGTTCTGTTAATTTCATCTATTCAGCAGTTCTGTTAATTACTGTTTACCCGAGACTGAGTTTGGAATTTCAGCTATAAGGACTTGGATTCTATTAATTTCATCTACTCAGACTGTTCTGTTAATTTCAACTATACTGACAGTTCTCTTAATTTCAGCTACAGAGACTGAGTTCCATTCATTTCACTATTAAGAtttcagttcttttaatttcatctaCTCAGACTGTTAATTTCATCTACTCATCTACTATACTGACAGTTCTCTTAATTTTAGCTACAGAGACCCAGTTTGATTCATTTCACTATTAAGAtttcagttcttttaatttcatctaCTCAGTCTGAGTTTTGTTAATTTCAGCTACAGAGTCTGAATTCTATTAATTTTAGCTATTAGCTATTCATTTAGAACTTGGGTTCTGTTAATTTCATCTTCTCAGACTGAGTTCTGTTAATTCCAGCTATGATCCATGTTAATTGCAACTACACTCACTGTTTTGttaatttcatttataatgactgggttctgttcatttcagCAAGGAAGCCCGGTCCCTGGTGATATCTGTCACACAGAGGGAGTTCTGTGAATTTCATTGGGATCTTCTGGAGAAGCATTCAGGAAAATAGCAATACAGTTGACTATCAGCAATAGAAACCTaaaggaagaactttttttttaaaaaaatggcctAAATTCGGATACGTTGCAGAGAATAAATGCAGACATATGCAGCCTGGATATGTTGTGAACACATAAAGCAGAACAGCTTCACCAAGAGAGGGAAATACTGAAGCTTCCATTAATGACACACTGAAAACacctattcaaaatattttttattgccaTCAGTCTCTTCTTTTAAGGTAAATCACTTagggtgttttattttgtgtctGTCTAATGTCTCTCAAGAATGGGCAGGAGGGGACCCTCTGATCGTGGAACCCCCTGAAACTTACCATTGTCTCCTAGTGGGATCAAATGCTTTGTCCATGAGGGAGCCAGGATAAATTCTGAGGACTCCATTGGGTGTTGCTATGTAACGGCGGACAATGTAAGTATTCAGGCTACTCATTTCCATTTGTGTCATCCATTCATCTGTGACGTGACTGGTAGCCATTACTTCATTTCTGACAGAGAACTGTGAGACAAAGGGGGGGACATAGCAGGGATCCTTTAagactcaaattaaaaaaaaaaaaagatagtaagcTGCTGGCAGGGTTTCCCAAAGACCCAGCACAGAGAATCCAAacccaattactttttaaaaaccatctCACACCAGTTGGATACAGCCAAACTTGAAGGAAACAAAGGCTGATTACAGTTAAAATGCATTTCAGGCAACATAAACAGAGTCCAAAGTTTGTCCTCTCCAGGACCGGGCcatttaaaagagggaaaaatctaTATCTCATCTcattaagaataaaaacaaacaaaggcTCATCTTTCTTTTGCTATCCTGGATCATCTTTGCCTAACCACAGACAGCAGGGATGCTACACATCTTTCCCCTGGGAAAGTGAGGGCCCCCAAAGACTTTACTGCCCTCTGTTTCACACTCGACTCCTTCCCCCTTCGCCTCTCTTAAAAACCTGTGGTGCATCTGAAGCCTGAAAGGGATTCTTTAGCCAGTCCACAGGGCTTCCTAATCCATCAGAAGGGTCCCCACTGATCAGCTGTGGCCAAGTCATCTGCTGTCTGCCTCATCCCTCCAGCTGAGGGGCACGGCCCTGGCCCACGGTTCCCACACTGCAGGATCACTGCCTCGGGCTTCGAGGCCACCCCCTAAAAATGCAGAGGCAGAGACGAGGACTTACTTTAAGTCCGGGGTTAGCAATGAGGCGGGTGTTGTCGCTCAGGTAGGCGGTGTAGTGTTCTACCATGCGCTTAGTCTCGGGTTGGCTCAGATGTTCATAGGGGGAAGAAAAACTGCCTGCAGAGAGCATGACTGTTGGGCTTTCTGAAAGACGACCACATAAAAACGAGTTAAAATCTGCTGAATTTTCATTCGAATCCCGAAGATCGATGAATCGCTGCGTAGTATTTGAGGCTCTATTTAGTATTATCTCCTATTACGCACCCTTTAAGAATCCTTTAAACCACCCCTAAAAtactcttcccctctctt from Gracilinanus agilis isolate LMUSP501 unplaced genomic scaffold, AgileGrace unplaced_scaffold50804, whole genome shotgun sequence encodes:
- the LOC123255735 gene encoding VWFA and cache domain-containing protein 1-like encodes the protein SPTVMLSAGSFSSPYEHLSQPETKRMVEHYTAYLSDNTRLIANPGLKFSVRNEVMATSHVTDEWMTQMEMSSLNTYIVRRYIATPNGVLRIYPGSLMDKAFDPTRRQWYLHAVANPGLISLTGPYLDVGGAGYVVTISHTVHSS